Proteins from a genomic interval of Salmo salar chromosome ssa14, Ssal_v3.1, whole genome shotgun sequence:
- the LOC106569553 gene encoding yjeF N-terminal domain-containing 3: MDYSCSKLETPRKPLRYLSNEEAAVLEAELLREYRFGPQQLMEIWGHACAIAITKAFPLSSLKRHPTVLVICGPSQNGCIGLACARHLRMFDYMPTVYYPKRSTLALHRDFTVQCEKTDIPFLSFLPAEVQLINDAYNLVVDAILGPETEPSDISEPYSSILLALRHIRIPIASVDIPSGWDEANVDCINPTVLISLMAPKKCAVGFSGTHYLVGRILPYDIQRKYELNAPDYHGTDCLVELG; this comes from the exons ATGGACTACAGCTGTTCTAAGCTAGAGACACCCAGAAAGCCTCTCCGCTACCTCAG taatGAGGAGGCTGCGGTCTTGGAGGCAGAGTTATTGAGAGAGTATCGCTTTGGACCGCAGCAACTGATGGAGATCTGGGGCCATGCCTGTGCCATCGCTATCACCAAG GCCTTCCCCCTGAGTTCCCTCAAGAGGCATCCTACAGTGTTGGTGATCTGTGGTCCCAGTCAGAATGGCTGTATTGGTCTGGCCTGCGCTCGCCACTTACGCATGTTT GACTATATGCCCACAGTGTACTACCCCAAGCGCTCTACTCTGGCCCTGCACCGGGACTTTACAGTACAGTGTGAGAAAACGGACATCCCTTTCCTCTCATTTCTTCCCGCAGAG GTGCAGCTGATAAACGATGCGTATAACCTGGTGGTGGATGCCATCTTGGGGCCAGAGACGGAGCCGTCTGATATCAGTGAGCCCTACAGCAGCATCCTGCTCGCCCTCAGACACATCCGTATCCCCATCGCCAGTGTGGACATCCCCTCAG GGTGGGACGAGGCCAACGTTGACTGTATAAACCCGACAGTGCTCATCTCCCTCATGGCACCAAAGAAGTGTGCCGTCGGTTTCAGTGGGACACATTACCTGGTGGGACGCATCCTGCCCTATGACATCCAGAGGAAGTATGAGCTCAATGCGCCAGACTACCATGGCACAGACTGTCTGGTTGAGCTagggtaa
- the LOC106569554 gene encoding NADH dehydrogenase [ubiquinone] 1 alpha subcomplex subunit 13, translating into MAASKVKQDMPPPGGYGPVDYKRNLPKRGLSGYSMLAIGVGVMCFGYWRLFKWNRERRRLQIEELEARIALLPLLQAEQDRRQLRMLRENLEEEAVVMKDVPGWKVGENVFHTDRWVAPLTEELFNLRPREELLHKRFGFLWYV; encoded by the exons ATGGCGGCGTCCAAGGTGAAGCAGGACATGCCTCCTCCGGGGGGTTATGGTCCCGTTGATTACAAGAGAAATCTCCCTAAAAGGGGACTCTCTG GGTATAGCATGCTCGCCATTGGAGTCGGTGTCATGTGTTTCGGTTATTGGAGACTCTTCAAATGGAACAGGGAGAGGAG GCGGTTGCAGATTGAGGAACTGGAAGCAAGGATAGCTCTTCTGCCTTTGCTGCAAGCAGAGCAGGACCGGAG GCAACTACGGATGCTGCGGGAGAATCTGGAGGAGGAAGCAGTCGTAATGAAAGATGTCCCTGGCTGGAAG GTGGGAGAGAATGTCTTCCACACAGACCGCTGGGTGGCCCCCCTCACAGAGGAGCTGTTTAACCTTAGACCCCGGGAAGAGCTTCTACACAAGCGCTTTGGCTTCCTGTGGTACGTGTAG